A stretch of Candidatus Vicinibacter affinis DNA encodes these proteins:
- a CDS encoding metal-dependent transcriptional regulator yields the protein MLSFTEENYLKAIYKIAERNGDQNISTKAIAEELGTTSASVTDMIKRLAEKQLISYEKYYGVNLSKEGQKLALDLVRKHRLWEVFLFEKLGFKWDEIHDVAEQLEHIKSSALVQKLDEFLDYPKFDPHGDPIPNQNGSFTFRHQTPLSNIKVKGTRVQILGVKTSEANFLKYLEEIFIYPGKELAILDYTHFDKSMILQNEALNTITLSYNVSKEILVKTI from the coding sequence ATGTTAAGCTTTACGGAAGAAAATTATCTGAAGGCAATATACAAAATAGCCGAAAGAAATGGAGATCAAAACATTTCCACTAAGGCTATTGCGGAGGAATTAGGAACAACCTCGGCTTCGGTTACCGATATGATAAAGAGGCTGGCTGAAAAGCAATTGATCAGTTATGAAAAATATTATGGCGTCAATTTAAGTAAGGAGGGTCAAAAGCTTGCGCTGGACCTGGTACGAAAGCATCGTCTTTGGGAGGTATTTTTATTTGAAAAACTTGGTTTCAAATGGGATGAGATTCATGATGTTGCGGAGCAACTTGAGCATATTAAATCCAGTGCTTTGGTCCAAAAGCTTGATGAATTTCTTGACTATCCTAAATTTGATCCGCATGGAGATCCTATCCCAAATCAAAATGGCAGTTTTACATTCAGACACCAGACGCCATTAAGCAATATAAAGGTAAAGGGTACAAGGGTTCAAATATTAGGGGTGAAAACTTCAGAAGCTAATTTTCTAAAATACCTGGAAGAGATATTTATCTATCCTGGAAAGGAGTTAGCAATATTGGATTACACACATTTTGACAAATCCATGATCCTTCAGAATGAGGCCTTAAATACTATAACATTGAGCTATAATGTAAGTAAAGAAATACTTGTTAAAACTATATAA
- a CDS encoding YifB family Mg chelatase-like AAA ATPase, with the protein MLFKSYSAAVHGVDAKTITVEVNAGGTVAAGKINYFMVGLPDNAVKEGYQRIEAAIKNIGFSFPRLKLVVNLAPADLRKEGSSYDLPIALAILAATKQIDGTKLNDYMILGELSLDGGLRPIRGALPIAIQARKEKYKGIIVPYENAREAAIVNQVDIIGVNSLVEAVEFITGTKDILPTEFDTREEFAYQQTKFARDFADVKGQNNIKRALEIAAAGGHNVILIGPPGAGKTMLAQRLPTILPPLSLHEALETTKIHSVAGILPGHSGLVSTRPFRSPHHTVSDVALVGGGSHPSPGEISLAHNGVLFLDELPEFKRTVLEVLRQPMEERKVTISRAKISLDYPASFMLIASMNPCPCGFYNHPEKECVCGPGMVKKYLARISGPLLDRIDLHVEVTPVSSDELMDGGKPSENSEEIRLKVIHARERQAERYKDFKDIHSNAQLTSSMVSELCPISPAGSTLLKTAMQKLQLSARAYDRILKVSRTIADLANSEDIKIEHLAEAIHFRSLDKEGWAG; encoded by the coding sequence ATGCTTTTTAAGTCATATTCTGCTGCCGTGCATGGGGTAGATGCAAAAACAATTACCGTTGAAGTCAATGCGGGTGGTACCGTAGCGGCAGGCAAAATCAATTACTTTATGGTCGGACTTCCAGACAATGCTGTTAAGGAAGGTTATCAACGCATTGAAGCAGCGATAAAAAATATAGGATTTTCATTTCCCAGACTAAAATTAGTAGTAAATCTTGCTCCTGCTGACCTAAGGAAAGAAGGCTCCTCCTATGACTTGCCAATCGCCCTTGCCATACTTGCCGCAACTAAACAAATTGATGGTACCAAACTTAATGATTACATGATTTTGGGTGAATTGTCCTTGGATGGCGGGTTAAGGCCAATTAGGGGTGCACTGCCGATTGCCATTCAGGCACGAAAAGAAAAATACAAAGGAATAATTGTTCCCTATGAAAATGCTCGCGAGGCGGCCATTGTAAATCAGGTAGACATAATCGGTGTTAACAGTTTGGTGGAGGCTGTCGAGTTTATAACAGGTACAAAAGATATCCTGCCGACAGAATTTGATACGCGTGAAGAATTTGCCTATCAGCAAACAAAATTTGCCCGAGATTTTGCAGATGTGAAAGGTCAAAATAACATTAAAAGGGCTTTGGAAATTGCAGCTGCGGGTGGACACAATGTGATTTTGATCGGACCTCCAGGTGCCGGTAAAACTATGTTGGCTCAAAGATTACCTACCATTCTTCCCCCACTGTCACTTCATGAGGCGCTGGAAACTACCAAAATACACTCTGTCGCCGGCATCCTCCCCGGACACTCAGGACTAGTGAGTACCAGGCCGTTTAGGTCACCCCACCATACTGTTAGTGATGTCGCACTGGTAGGTGGTGGAAGTCATCCTTCTCCAGGAGAAATTTCATTAGCCCACAATGGCGTTCTTTTTCTTGATGAACTTCCAGAATTTAAAAGAACTGTGCTTGAAGTCCTCAGACAACCAATGGAGGAAAGAAAAGTGACTATTTCCCGGGCCAAAATAAGTTTGGATTACCCAGCCAGTTTTATGTTGATTGCTTCCATGAACCCTTGTCCCTGTGGATTTTACAACCACCCTGAAAAGGAGTGCGTTTGTGGTCCCGGAATGGTAAAAAAGTATCTGGCTAGAATTAGTGGCCCATTATTGGATCGTATTGATTTGCACGTAGAGGTAACGCCGGTTTCTTCTGACGAATTGATGGATGGAGGAAAACCTTCTGAAAATTCAGAAGAAATTCGACTTAAAGTAATTCATGCGAGAGAAAGACAGGCCGAACGATATAAAGACTTTAAAGATATTCACTCAAATGCACAGCTCACTTCAAGCATGGTGAGTGAATTATGTCCCATAAGTCCGGCTGGCTCTACTCTACTTAAAACGGCCATGCAAAAATTGCAACTTTCCGCAAGAGCTTATGACAGAATATTAAAAGTTTCTCGTACCATAGCTGATCTGGCAAACAGTGAGGATATCAAAATTGAACATTTGGCAGAAGCCATCCATTTTCGAAGTCTTGACAAGGAAGGTTGGGCAGGATAA
- a CDS encoding NAD(P)H-dependent oxidoreductase subunit E, translated as MSKNLSHLSRRKGLDKNLFEYIGRVAEENGQLTKEEISSIAEEFLMGTANIYGTTSFYDFTRTENAGKKIYVCNGSACLTAGTQHNLKSTLEKSFSKDEIGEMCCLGRCHENNAFHFQGHNYSGPSIDKLDSILNEAKSYSDNYFVKNIGHQILTGAQLSLDEISNRLKGFLSQKPEALLEKIKISGIRGRGGAGFPMAIKLEGCAKAPGTQKFIVCNADEGDPGSYSDRYLLEHQPYLVLIGLWISAYITGANKAVVYIRAEYPESVKIMDQAVQDFINHGFVGNSILGSNFNLDFKIIKAQGAYICGEETALLSSIEGQRPEVRVRPPFPVHEGLFRKPTVVNNVETVANLLFICSEGGEAYAAIGTPKSTGTKLVSLDSAFFTPGIFEADMGTPLDLVFKQLGSGFKRAVKAVHIGGPLGGLVPVSKIPDLTLDFESFAQNGFMMGHASVVSVPEEYPMIEYLEHLFSFTAHESCGKCFPCRLGSTRGKELLQKAQNDHNFKIDLKLMDDLLDTMKRGSLCALGGGIPLPFLNAMKYFKDELSPYFK; from the coding sequence ATGTCAAAAAACTTAAGTCATCTTTCTCGTAGAAAAGGACTGGACAAAAATCTGTTCGAATACATAGGCAGGGTTGCGGAAGAAAATGGTCAACTTACTAAAGAAGAAATAAGCTCTATTGCCGAAGAATTTCTCATGGGGACTGCCAATATTTATGGCACCACCAGCTTTTATGATTTTACACGCACAGAAAATGCAGGAAAGAAAATCTATGTATGCAATGGCTCCGCATGTCTTACTGCCGGAACCCAACATAATTTAAAATCGACTCTAGAAAAAAGCTTCAGTAAAGATGAAATTGGAGAAATGTGTTGCCTTGGACGATGTCATGAAAACAATGCATTTCATTTTCAAGGTCACAATTATTCGGGACCATCAATAGATAAATTAGATTCCATATTAAATGAGGCAAAATCCTACTCGGACAATTATTTTGTTAAGAATATTGGTCATCAAATTTTAACCGGGGCCCAACTTTCATTAGATGAAATTTCAAATCGATTAAAAGGTTTTCTTTCTCAAAAACCTGAAGCCCTTCTTGAAAAAATAAAGATTTCCGGTATCAGAGGAAGGGGAGGTGCCGGCTTTCCAATGGCTATAAAATTAGAAGGATGTGCAAAAGCTCCAGGTACCCAAAAATTTATCGTTTGCAATGCGGATGAAGGAGATCCTGGCTCCTATTCTGACCGATATTTACTCGAACATCAGCCTTATCTGGTCTTGATCGGATTATGGATCTCAGCTTATATAACCGGCGCTAATAAGGCCGTAGTTTACATACGGGCTGAATATCCGGAATCTGTCAAAATCATGGATCAGGCAGTACAGGATTTTATAAACCATGGATTCGTTGGCAACTCTATTTTAGGAAGTAATTTTAATTTGGATTTTAAAATTATCAAAGCACAAGGAGCATATATCTGTGGAGAAGAAACTGCCCTGCTTTCCTCGATTGAAGGTCAAAGACCTGAAGTAAGAGTAAGACCACCCTTTCCGGTGCATGAAGGGCTATTTAGAAAACCAACCGTTGTAAATAATGTAGAAACTGTTGCCAATCTCTTATTTATTTGCAGTGAAGGTGGAGAAGCTTATGCCGCTATTGGTACACCTAAATCTACAGGAACAAAACTTGTATCTCTGGATAGTGCTTTTTTTACACCTGGAATTTTTGAGGCTGACATGGGAACACCTTTAGACTTGGTTTTTAAACAACTCGGATCAGGTTTTAAAAGGGCCGTAAAAGCAGTGCACATTGGAGGGCCTTTGGGAGGATTGGTTCCAGTATCCAAAATTCCTGACCTTACGTTAGATTTTGAATCTTTTGCGCAGAATGGTTTTATGATGGGTCATGCTTCAGTAGTAAGCGTTCCCGAAGAATATCCAATGATTGAGTATTTGGAACATCTTTTTTCTTTCACTGCACATGAAAGTTGTGGAAAATGTTTTCCATGTCGTTTAGGATCAACAAGAGGTAAGGAATTGTTGCAAAAAGCCCAAAATGACCATAACTTTAAAATTGATCTCAAATTAATGGATGACCTGTTAGATACTATGAAACGCGGGTCACTTTGTGCTTTAGGTGGTGGAATACCTCTTCCGTTTTTGAATGCAATGAAATACTTCAAAGATGAATTAAGTCCTTATTTCAAATAA
- a CDS encoding ATP-binding cassette domain-containing protein yields MISAVNITLSFGGRMLFDEVNISFTKGNCYGIIGANGTGKSTFLKILSGDIIPNKGGVELSPGERIGILRQDHSAYNDDTVLNTVMKGHNTLYDLIHKREALYSKSDFSEEDGLLAAKYEEDFGEMGGYTADSEAASLLSSLGVMEDYHYQLMSDIPGTLKVKILLAQALFGNPDILLLDEPTNDLDIETVEWLEEFLSKYENTVIVVSHDRHFLDAVCTHVADVDRQKIKIYTGNYTFWYETSQLVARQLRDENKKNEDRKKELLDFIARFSANASKSKQATSRKKALEKLVIEDITPSSRKYPGIIFKPERPVGDQILNVENLSARTEDRSLFKNLNFRINKGDKIGFLCKDQMAIHYLFDILNDKAKPEEGKIEFGSTITKAYLPIEHNSYFQEQLSLMDWLRNFVPASVKDVDEVFLRGYLGRMLFSGDEVNKSVKVLSGGEKVRCLLSMMMLQGPNLIILDEPTNHLDLESIQAFNENVMEFQGVVLISSHDHTFMESVCNRVIEILPDGCIDKIIDFDVYYHDETIKEMRRKAWQSYQIN; encoded by the coding sequence ATGATCAGTGCGGTAAATATTACATTGTCTTTTGGCGGCCGGATGCTTTTTGATGAAGTGAACATTAGTTTTACGAAAGGTAACTGCTATGGAATCATAGGTGCAAATGGCACAGGAAAAAGTACTTTTTTGAAAATTTTGAGTGGTGACATTATTCCTAATAAAGGTGGGGTAGAACTCAGTCCGGGAGAACGTATAGGCATTTTAAGACAAGATCATTCTGCCTATAATGATGACACTGTATTAAATACAGTAATGAAAGGACACAATACGCTTTACGATTTAATTCATAAAAGAGAGGCTTTATATTCCAAAAGTGATTTTTCTGAAGAAGATGGTCTATTGGCAGCTAAATACGAAGAGGATTTTGGGGAAATGGGCGGTTATACCGCAGACAGTGAAGCCGCCTCATTATTAAGCTCCCTTGGGGTTATGGAAGACTATCATTATCAGTTGATGTCTGACATTCCGGGAACACTTAAAGTAAAAATTTTATTAGCACAGGCTTTATTTGGAAATCCTGATATACTTCTATTGGATGAACCTACCAATGATCTCGACATTGAAACCGTTGAATGGCTTGAGGAATTTTTGAGTAAATATGAAAATACAGTAATAGTAGTGAGTCATGATAGGCATTTTCTGGATGCTGTTTGTACCCATGTGGCAGATGTAGATCGTCAAAAAATAAAAATTTACACAGGAAACTATACCTTCTGGTATGAAACGAGTCAATTGGTGGCAAGGCAATTAAGAGATGAGAATAAGAAAAATGAAGACCGCAAAAAAGAATTATTGGATTTTATCGCTCGTTTTTCTGCCAATGCATCAAAGAGCAAACAGGCAACCAGTCGTAAAAAAGCTTTGGAAAAACTGGTAATTGAAGACATCACACCATCCTCCAGAAAATACCCTGGAATTATCTTTAAACCAGAGAGACCTGTTGGAGATCAAATTCTGAATGTTGAGAATCTTTCAGCTCGCACAGAAGACAGATCCTTGTTTAAAAATCTTAATTTCAGAATCAATAAAGGAGATAAAATTGGTTTTTTATGTAAAGACCAAATGGCAATTCACTATTTATTTGATATTCTGAATGATAAAGCTAAACCTGAAGAAGGAAAAATAGAATTTGGCTCAACAATCACAAAAGCCTACCTGCCAATAGAACACAACAGTTATTTTCAAGAACAACTTAGTTTGATGGATTGGCTAAGAAATTTTGTTCCGGCCAGTGTCAAAGATGTGGATGAAGTTTTTTTAAGAGGTTATTTGGGTAGAATGCTGTTCAGTGGAGATGAAGTTAATAAAAGTGTAAAGGTGCTTAGTGGCGGTGAAAAAGTTCGTTGTCTTCTTTCAATGATGATGCTCCAGGGACCTAATCTTATAATTTTAGATGAACCTACTAATCATTTGGATTTAGAAAGTATTCAAGCCTTTAATGAAAATGTAATGGAATTTCAGGGAGTCGTGTTGATCAGTTCACATGATCACACCTTTATGGAATCTGTCTGCAATAGAGTAATCGAAATATTACCGGATGGTTGTATTGATAAAATTATTGATTTCGATGTTTACTACCATGACGAAACGATCAAAGAAATGCGTCGTAAAGCATGGCAATCATACCAGATTAATTAA
- a CDS encoding metal ABC transporter ATP-binding protein yields MATNTSLDQIKYPVELKGVSVAYDQKRVLSNIYLHIEAHHIYGLIGPNGAGKSTLFKCILNQIKANAGEIRLFGRPVAENITRIAYVPQKDEVDWQFPATVMDIVLMGRYPHKEWYQWINKEDKAKAEAALAQLNMTNYANRQIGELSGGQQQRVFLARALCQEADIFLMDEPFVGVDVRTEQRMIKILKELAACGKTILVVHHDLDSVQNYFDRVIMINQKLIAFGDTSEVFTKENISATYSSQTHLLEKNY; encoded by the coding sequence ATGGCAACAAATACAAGTTTAGATCAAATAAAATATCCTGTAGAGCTCAAAGGAGTTTCAGTGGCTTATGATCAAAAAAGGGTCTTGTCAAATATTTATTTACATATTGAGGCCCACCATATTTATGGACTCATTGGTCCAAACGGAGCCGGAAAATCAACTTTATTCAAATGCATTCTTAATCAAATTAAAGCCAATGCAGGCGAAATAAGACTATTTGGCCGACCCGTCGCAGAAAATATCACTCGTATTGCATATGTACCACAAAAAGATGAAGTGGATTGGCAATTTCCAGCAACAGTTATGGATATTGTTTTGATGGGAAGATATCCACACAAGGAATGGTATCAATGGATAAATAAAGAAGACAAGGCAAAAGCCGAGGCGGCACTGGCGCAATTGAATATGACCAATTATGCAAACAGACAAATTGGGGAGTTATCAGGAGGCCAACAACAAAGAGTATTTTTAGCAAGAGCATTGTGCCAAGAAGCAGATATTTTTCTGATGGATGAACCCTTTGTAGGGGTAGATGTAAGGACTGAGCAGAGAATGATTAAAATTCTTAAGGAACTGGCTGCTTGTGGAAAAACTATTTTAGTAGTACATCATGACCTGGATTCAGTCCAAAATTATTTTGACCGGGTCATCATGATAAATCAAAAACTAATAGCTTTTGGAGACACTTCAGAGGTATTTACTAAAGAAAATATTTCTGCTACTTATTCTAGCCAAACTCATTTGTTGGAAAAGAATTATTAA
- a CDS encoding zinc ABC transporter substrate-binding protein, translated as MKTIQNITVCFLISTCVFGKPKVIATASMWADMCAVIGSERIDLDLIVPIGSDPHLYEPTPADLVKVGNADLILINGLTFEGWLGKLIQNSGTKAKVVLITEGIQAIESKDFHNATDPHAWMDVENGIIYASNIAKALSELVPLYADEFAYNFGVYKKELEELHRFVQEKINAIPKERRVLITSHDAFHYFGKKYGIQLEPLQGTSTEADVQSATLVHIHKIIKDQGVSAIFVESTINPKMMQQLRAENKIEIGGKLYADSLGDPSSPASTYIKMLKHNATVISEALSKSVEDSQTKKKSTGSLIFLWITLFYVFAFGLIYFINKN; from the coding sequence ATGAAAACTATTCAAAATATTACAGTATGCTTTTTGATTAGTACTTGTGTTTTTGGAAAGCCCAAAGTGATTGCCACTGCTTCTATGTGGGCTGATATGTGTGCTGTGATTGGTTCGGAAAGAATAGATCTTGACTTAATCGTACCCATTGGTTCGGACCCTCATTTATATGAACCCACCCCAGCTGATTTGGTTAAAGTGGGAAACGCGGATTTAATTTTAATAAATGGATTGACTTTTGAAGGTTGGTTAGGAAAATTGATTCAAAATTCCGGAACTAAAGCAAAGGTGGTTCTCATCACTGAAGGAATTCAAGCTATTGAAAGTAAGGATTTTCACAATGCTACTGATCCTCATGCCTGGATGGATGTAGAGAATGGAATAATTTATGCCTCAAACATTGCCAAAGCTTTATCCGAATTGGTTCCTTTATACGCAGACGAATTTGCGTATAATTTTGGAGTATACAAGAAAGAATTGGAGGAGCTTCACAGATTTGTACAAGAAAAAATTAATGCAATTCCTAAAGAAAGGAGAGTATTGATAACTTCTCATGATGCTTTTCACTATTTCGGAAAAAAGTATGGAATACAATTAGAACCACTGCAGGGAACTTCTACTGAAGCAGATGTTCAATCCGCCACATTAGTGCACATTCATAAGATTATAAAGGACCAAGGGGTTTCGGCTATTTTTGTAGAAAGCACTATCAATCCTAAAATGATGCAACAATTAAGAGCAGAAAACAAAATTGAGATAGGAGGAAAATTATATGCTGATTCACTTGGAGATCCATCAAGTCCAGCGTCTACTTATATAAAAATGTTGAAACACAATGCGACCGTAATCAGTGAGGCACTTTCTAAATCCGTCGAAGATTCGCAAACAAAGAAGAAGAGCACTGGCAGTTTGATCTTCCTCTGGATAACACTGTTTTATGTTTTCGCATTTGGATTGATTTATTTCATAAATAAAAATTGA
- a CDS encoding nitroreductase: MNPDFLILSRIIRERRAVFPQFYKPGKISKALLLNILENGIWAPTHKKTQPWRFIIIQDEKLVDLSKFLAEHYKSITPEESFSEQKMIKASEKPLQSACVIALCLHRSSEELIPAWEETAALSCATQNIWLSASALGIGAYWSTPSAIYKMNDFLKLQKNEECLGLFYMGWKKEIVLPAERWDLDKVVREL; the protein is encoded by the coding sequence ATGAACCCAGACTTTCTTATTCTCAGTCGTATCATTCGCGAAAGAAGAGCTGTTTTTCCTCAATTCTATAAGCCGGGAAAAATATCTAAAGCGTTGTTATTAAACATTTTAGAGAATGGAATTTGGGCTCCAACTCATAAAAAAACACAGCCCTGGAGGTTTATCATTATTCAAGATGAAAAACTAGTGGATCTTTCTAAGTTTTTGGCAGAACATTATAAAAGTATCACTCCTGAAGAATCATTTTCAGAACAAAAAATGATAAAAGCTTCTGAAAAGCCTCTTCAATCAGCATGCGTTATTGCTTTGTGCCTGCATAGAAGTTCAGAAGAGCTCATACCGGCCTGGGAGGAAACTGCCGCCCTTTCATGTGCCACACAGAATATCTGGCTTTCTGCAAGTGCTTTGGGAATTGGGGCCTATTGGAGCACACCTTCGGCTATTTACAAAATGAATGATTTTTTAAAGTTACAGAAAAATGAAGAGTGTCTCGGACTCTTTTATATGGGTTGGAAGAAAGAAATTGTGTTGCCGGCCGAAAGATGGGATTTAGACAAAGTCGTTAGAGAGTTATGA
- a CDS encoding GLPGLI family protein, whose translation MKKIFKSLFINLIFLLNVQAQNVGEINFERTEYWGKIVQRLPYLSKEEKDRSILTRGRDEGYKSKYILAFDSTQSFYTYEEESAAESKYGYSWRKGDYMIYTDFANKRKVRLIEELGKTYLIDEIYQRPKWKILNEIKDVAGYICMKAETTDSIKNYKIIAWFTDALPLSTGPEEFEGLPGTILELIKNDGDVVISATSVNFSPKSTPLKIPRMKGKKITSAKFNELIQKHIKESIEAQRNPYWSIRY comes from the coding sequence ATGAAAAAAATATTTAAGAGTTTATTTATCAATTTGATTTTTTTGTTAAATGTCCAGGCACAAAATGTTGGTGAAATCAATTTTGAACGGACAGAATATTGGGGGAAAATCGTTCAGCGTCTGCCATATTTAAGTAAAGAAGAAAAAGACCGTTCTATTTTAACCAGAGGTCGGGATGAAGGTTACAAATCAAAGTACATACTTGCTTTTGATTCTACTCAGAGTTTCTATACTTATGAAGAAGAAAGTGCAGCTGAATCTAAATACGGATACTCCTGGCGTAAGGGTGATTACATGATTTATACTGATTTTGCTAATAAACGTAAGGTAAGGCTGATAGAGGAATTGGGTAAGACATATTTAATTGATGAAATATATCAGAGACCAAAATGGAAAATTCTGAATGAGATTAAAGATGTGGCAGGTTATATATGCATGAAAGCTGAGACTACTGATAGTATTAAAAATTATAAAATTATTGCCTGGTTTACTGATGCTTTGCCTCTTAGTACCGGACCGGAAGAATTTGAAGGGTTGCCGGGAACAATTTTAGAACTTATAAAAAACGATGGAGACGTAGTGATCTCAGCAACCTCCGTTAATTTTTCTCCAAAATCAACCCCACTTAAAATTCCCAGAATGAAAGGCAAAAAAATTACTTCTGCGAAATTCAATGAATTGATACAAAAACACATTAAAGAAAGTATTGAGGCACAGAGAAATCCATATTGGTCTATTAGGTATTGA